Genomic window (Saccharomyces eubayanus strain FM1318 chromosome XVI, whole genome shotgun sequence):
GCAGCGTGAGCCGGTGCTGATCTGCGTGACATTCCAAAGTCATTACGCCTATGTACCACTCGCGGCTTTTGGATAGGGGAGGGTTGCAATGCGTTCTTGTTGCTTTGTAGAACCCGCGATGGGGGCTCGAAGAAGTAAAAAAGTACTTATACCGAAGTATGTAGATGTCTAAATAAGCGGAGTGTATTGAATATTGATATGGGGGGGGGGGGTGGAGGAGGTTTCGGAGTCTCGGGTACGCTTTCGTAGTGGGCGGATGAACTTGGGTCTATTGTTCGTCTGGTAGTTGGAACTTGTCCTCGAACGGGCTCTCCACGCGTTCGTCCTTGGTTCCCTCACGTATTGATTCGGGGATCTCTAAATCCAAAATGAAACTTCCctcgtcgtcgtcttcgtcttcgtcttcgtcttcgtcgttTCTGATGTGCGGAACATCTTCTGTAAGGTCGTCCGCTTCTGATTGCTCCTCGATGATGTCTAGGTCCTGGATTTCCTTGTCGCTCTCCTCCTCAGCTATTTGAACCAGTTTCGGTTTGGCACGGATGGCAGTTATCAGGTTATCTTCCGAGTCCCTGTTTGCGCCCAAGTTGTGGTCATCGTACTCTTCATCTAGGCCATCTAGGATGGACGAGCCCAACGTGATATGTGATCTAATGTCGCCGGCTGCGTTTTGTCTCTTAGCGCTCGAACGTAGCTTTGACTGCAACTTCTCAGCAGTCAGTGCGCTTGTCACACCGGGGATATAGGCAATGGGCAGGATATTAGAGGCCCTTGTGCGCGTAGTGGATGTAGAACTTCTATTTCCGGGGGCGTTGAGGTTTGGAGGAA
Coding sequences:
- the OPY2 gene encoding Opy2p encodes the protein MTTTSTLTGSTSLSSTATASTSAVRGTDGCVVCDTGASCPDCPSGEYCVMTSLTCDSCSTFSCVKQPSSQLNGLNSTSTSSSSHSSNKNGEIIGVTLGVIGGVVVIVLVTLFFINEKYWKPRRQRNKALRLEEGSRNYGNEDEYFEDEDEDDDDDDDEDDDDEDDGDMRKDENYTKFNAPLVPPNLNAPGNRSSTSTTRTRASNILPIAYIPGVTSALTAEKLQSKLRSSAKRQNAAGDIRSHITLGSSILDGLDEEYDDHNLGANRDSEDNLITAIRAKPKLVQIAEEESDKEIQDLDIIEEQSEADDLTEDVPHIRNDEDEDEDEDDDEGSFILDLEIPESIREGTKDERVESPFEDKFQLPDEQ